One Myxococcota bacterium DNA segment encodes these proteins:
- the hflX gene encoding GTPase HflX → MDALEAIYDHEVPATDLIMPTLAKALCQAAGDLGRMVGVLVDRKGSVQHVVLGEQTQLYLPEIGRERASKSRLRGLRLLVAKPRRSTQASYELDRDFITDLEKLHLDAVLQIEVLPTGLPGRLVSGVLSAKARHQTEQYHNLQSINFDFGEVIAELESALSKEAPKSVAGAREKAMLVGVYTGPRKLWQASISELQELARTAKVQVLDTVVQQRKQIDPRTIVGSGKLEELCLQALHLGAEMLIFDRDLSPSQLNAITDMTDLKILDRTMLILDIFAQRAKSKAGKLQVELAQLQYSLPRLAKKQSGLSRLTGGIGGVGPGETKLELDKRRVKDRAAKLEKDIDKLCEQRELTRQSRQAKKFPVIALVGYTNAGKSTLLNRLTRSDVYAEDALFATLDPTSRALRLPDGQNVILVDTVGFIRDLPQGLINAFRATLEELHEADLLLHVVDGSDPEAERHIKSVDAILDDLKLSDKPRLLVVNKCDVEVDLLQSAVSHRLGDVRISARTGLGLEELVRRINRDRL, encoded by the coding sequence TTGGATGCGCTTGAAGCGATTTACGATCATGAGGTTCCAGCTACCGATTTGATTATGCCGACTTTAGCGAAGGCTCTTTGTCAGGCTGCGGGCGATTTAGGCCGCATGGTCGGTGTGTTGGTCGATCGAAAGGGCAGTGTCCAGCACGTCGTTTTGGGTGAGCAGACACAGCTTTATTTGCCTGAGATTGGTCGTGAAAGGGCATCAAAATCCCGCCTTCGAGGTTTAAGGCTACTCGTTGCAAAACCTAGGCGCTCGACCCAGGCTAGTTACGAGCTCGACAGAGATTTTATTACCGATTTGGAAAAGCTGCACCTGGATGCCGTTTTGCAAATCGAAGTGCTGCCTACGGGCCTGCCGGGTCGTTTGGTATCTGGGGTGCTATCGGCCAAGGCCAGGCATCAAACCGAGCAATACCATAATCTTCAGAGTATCAATTTCGACTTTGGCGAGGTCATCGCAGAGCTTGAGAGTGCGCTTTCAAAGGAAGCGCCTAAAAGCGTTGCTGGCGCGCGTGAGAAAGCGATGCTGGTGGGTGTTTATACTGGCCCACGAAAACTCTGGCAGGCGTCTATTTCTGAACTCCAAGAATTAGCTCGAACAGCGAAAGTCCAAGTTTTAGACACTGTTGTTCAGCAACGCAAACAAATCGACCCAAGAACCATCGTTGGCAGCGGTAAGCTTGAAGAGCTTTGCCTTCAGGCCTTACATCTTGGGGCTGAAATGTTGATTTTTGACCGCGATTTGTCGCCTTCGCAACTTAATGCCATTACCGACATGACCGATTTGAAAATCTTGGACCGGACCATGTTGATTTTGGATATCTTTGCGCAGCGAGCTAAGAGCAAGGCGGGTAAGCTTCAGGTGGAGCTAGCTCAGCTTCAATATTCTTTGCCTAGACTGGCTAAAAAACAGAGCGGATTATCTAGATTAACCGGCGGCATCGGTGGTGTCGGTCCCGGTGAAACCAAGCTGGAACTTGATAAACGGCGCGTCAAAGACAGGGCTGCCAAGCTTGAGAAAGACATCGATAAGTTGTGCGAGCAACGAGAACTGACCAGGCAGAGTAGGCAAGCTAAAAAGTTTCCAGTAATAGCGCTGGTTGGTTACACCAATGCTGGTAAGTCAACATTGCTCAACAGGCTGACCAGGTCGGACGTTTATGCCGAGGATGCACTATTTGCGACGCTTGATCCCACTTCGAGAGCGCTAAGGCTGCCAGATGGCCAAAATGTCATCTTAGTTGATACCGTCGGCTTTATCAGAGATCTGCCGCAAGGTTTAATCAACGCTTTTCGGGCGACCCTGGAAGAGCTGCACGAAGCTGACCTGTTACTGCATGTGGTTGATGGTTCGGATCCTGAGGCAGAACGGCATATTAAATCGGTCGATGCGATATTGGATGATTTAAAACTGTCTGACAAACCCAGATTACTCGTTGTCAATAAATGCGATGTTGAAGTGGATCTGCTGCAGAGCGCCGTGAGTCATCGTTTGGGCGATGTTCGAATTTCAGCTCGAACCGGTTTAGGGTTGGAGGAGCTTGTTCGTCGAATTAATAGGGATCGTTTGTAG
- the arfB gene encoding alternative ribosome rescue aminoacyl-tRNA hydrolase ArfB, translating to MNCKERYLQNTMPIQIPKSEIDIETSRSGGPGGQHVNTTSSRVTLRWHVANSTALTDEQKERCSHKLKNRINLKGELVIHIDTFRSQVMNREFGYERLEQLVEQALIVLKNRIKTKATRGSKARRLDAKQQHGSQKKLRRPPLLD from the coding sequence GTGAATTGCAAAGAGCGGTACCTTCAAAACACCATGCCGATTCAAATCCCCAAATCTGAGATTGATATTGAGACCAGCCGGTCCGGCGGGCCTGGCGGGCAACACGTTAATACCACTAGCTCTCGCGTGACGCTTCGGTGGCATGTCGCCAATAGCACTGCGCTAACGGACGAGCAAAAAGAGCGATGTAGCCACAAGCTGAAAAACCGCATCAATCTGAAAGGTGAGCTGGTCATCCATATCGATACTTTCAGAAGCCAGGTCATGAACCGTGAGTTTGGTTATGAACGGCTAGAACAGCTGGTTGAACAAGCACTGATCGTTTTAAAAAATCGCATTAAAACCAAAGCAACCAGGGGATCTAAAGCCAGGCGTTTGGATGCTAAGCAGCAGCATGGCTCGCAGAAAAAGCTGCGAAGACCTCCCTTGCTCGATTGA
- a CDS encoding DEAD/DEAH box helicase yields MLKQAIMSSLFQGSYSHFELSPELSLGLSDLGYLNPTKVQKEVFAPISAHQDLVVQSHTGSGKTTAFCLPILSQIQKDLKSRPQVLMLAPTRELAKQVAIECGRLGHHAGVKVAVIYGGASFEAQIAALKAGAQVIVGTPGRLKDLISRQLLNLSQIETVVLDEADEMLSMGFWDDVTHILSKTPKERQTLLFSATLPWVIEQSLGQIANNPTMLNFSSDQVSVQSVRHVLHLEEESQLKSRSLLYALELHRAKRAIVFCNTKDETETLENYLQRFSYRAKALNGDMSQSAREKVLHDIKNGELDVVIATDVAARGIDIPGLSHVFNYELPDNPESYVHRTGRTGRIGNLGVAVSLIRGKDIMLTEDLKKSFGVTFDEVQFPPESEILWMQGERLSLLLTEQADGVEISQYRPIAKSMLQRGDLAEILAFLMRSHFSKRPSQPQQAHEPRSQRPQQRPERSERPARPPRAEPRAPSEPSVPATLPHRQIYITLGKLDGFEDLTQLANHMSELSKIDLGHFTGAGNLRDTSSHLEVDTEVAEQIKTAVHGLPRASGVTETLTCDFGTGSSQKKPPHRNHRPRRPQA; encoded by the coding sequence ATGCTAAAGCAAGCGATCATGAGCAGTTTATTTCAAGGCAGTTACAGCCATTTCGAACTTTCACCCGAATTAAGTCTCGGTCTGTCGGATCTAGGTTATCTAAATCCAACCAAAGTCCAAAAAGAAGTTTTTGCGCCCATTTCCGCTCATCAAGATTTGGTCGTCCAAAGTCACACTGGTTCAGGCAAAACCACAGCTTTTTGCCTACCGATATTAAGCCAAATTCAAAAAGATCTTAAATCACGACCTCAGGTGTTAATGCTTGCGCCCACCCGCGAACTCGCCAAACAAGTGGCCATCGAGTGCGGTCGTTTAGGCCATCATGCTGGCGTCAAAGTTGCAGTTATTTATGGCGGCGCTTCCTTTGAAGCTCAAATCGCTGCTTTAAAAGCTGGTGCCCAAGTCATCGTCGGAACTCCAGGTCGCTTAAAAGATCTTATCTCACGCCAACTGTTAAATCTCTCCCAGATCGAAACAGTGGTTTTAGACGAAGCCGACGAAATGCTTTCCATGGGTTTTTGGGACGATGTCACTCATATTTTGAGCAAAACCCCTAAAGAGCGACAGACTTTATTATTTTCCGCAACGTTGCCTTGGGTCATTGAGCAAAGCTTGGGTCAGATTGCCAACAATCCCACCATGCTCAATTTCAGCTCTGACCAAGTCAGTGTGCAATCAGTCAGACACGTGCTGCATCTCGAAGAAGAATCGCAGCTCAAATCCAGAAGCCTTTTGTACGCTCTCGAATTGCACCGGGCCAAGCGCGCCATTGTTTTCTGCAATACCAAAGATGAAACAGAAACTCTGGAAAACTACCTGCAAAGATTTTCCTACCGGGCCAAAGCCTTAAACGGAGATATGAGTCAAAGCGCCAGAGAAAAAGTTCTGCATGATATTAAAAATGGCGAACTAGACGTGGTGATAGCTACCGACGTTGCTGCCAGAGGCATCGATATCCCTGGCCTGTCACACGTGTTCAACTACGAGCTGCCAGATAATCCCGAAAGCTATGTCCATCGCACAGGTCGTACCGGGCGTATCGGCAACCTAGGTGTAGCCGTCAGTTTAATCCGCGGCAAAGACATCATGCTAACCGAAGATTTGAAAAAATCTTTTGGCGTCACTTTCGACGAAGTACAGTTCCCGCCTGAATCAGAAATCTTGTGGATGCAAGGTGAGCGCCTTTCCTTATTGCTCACAGAACAAGCAGACGGCGTAGAAATCAGCCAATACCGTCCGATTGCCAAGTCCATGTTGCAACGAGGCGATTTGGCCGAAATCCTAGCATTTTTGATGCGCTCTCACTTCTCCAAACGACCAAGCCAGCCGCAACAAGCCCACGAGCCGAGATCTCAGCGTCCCCAGCAGCGTCCGGAACGTTCTGAACGCCCAGCAAGACCACCGCGCGCTGAGCCAAGAGCGCCCTCAGAACCTAGTGTACCAGCGACGCTGCCCCACAGGCAAATCTATATTACCTTGGGCAAGCTTGATGGTTTCGAGGATCTGACACAACTCGCAAATCACATGAGCGAGCTATCCAAAATTGACCTCGGCCATTTCACAGGTGCCGGCAATCTTAGAGATACAAGCTCCCACTTGGAAGTTGACACCGAAGTTGCCGAACAAATCAAAACCGCTGTCCACGGACTTCCGCGGGCTTCAGGTGTTACGGAAACGCTGACATGTGATTTTGGAACCGGCAGCTCTCAGAAAAAGCCACCGCATCGAAATCACCGCCCTCGCCGGCCTCAAGCCTAG
- a CDS encoding Fe(2+)-trafficking protein yields MAKIGLMNQKLSAPPFGGPLGQEIFEKISQEEWDGWRDMQTKIINEYRLDLSEPADRQKLMKQMRLFLKLDQSSEAVLEVGTPA; encoded by the coding sequence ATGGCTAAAATAGGGCTTATGAATCAAAAATTATCTGCACCTCCCTTCGGCGGACCTTTGGGTCAAGAAATCTTCGAAAAAATTTCCCAGGAAGAATGGGATGGTTGGCGTGATATGCAAACCAAGATTATTAACGAATATCGCCTGGATTTGTCTGAACCCGCTGACCGCCAAAAATTAATGAAACAGATGCGCTTGTTTTTGAAACTTGATCAAAGCAGCGAAGCTGTTCTTGAAGTAGGAACACCCGCCTGA
- a CDS encoding amino acid ABC transporter permease, with amino-acid sequence MIETILPLLLKASLITIQASALGGLFGSIGGILLGLFACERLRIPGLSHLIGLYVAIVRGTPMFVQLLIVYFAVPEALDIDIPPLTAGIITLALNSSAYLSEIIRGSINALPIGQWEAADTLGYKTHQTLRRVILPQALKNALPAITNEFSTLIKESSILMFIGVPELLKASRDIVARELKPLEVYALAALIYLAMTSAMALVTRQLEKRI; translated from the coding sequence ATGATAGAAACGATTCTCCCTCTCCTGCTCAAAGCGTCTCTGATTACAATTCAGGCCAGCGCCTTGGGTGGCTTGTTCGGTTCAATTGGCGGCATCTTGCTAGGCCTTTTTGCCTGCGAACGACTTCGCATTCCAGGGCTATCTCACTTAATTGGCCTCTATGTAGCAATAGTTCGTGGCACGCCCATGTTTGTGCAGTTGCTCATTGTCTATTTCGCCGTGCCTGAAGCGCTTGATATCGATATTCCACCGCTGACGGCAGGGATTATCACTTTGGCGCTCAACTCTTCTGCCTATTTGTCCGAGATTATTCGTGGCTCCATCAATGCGCTGCCCATAGGCCAATGGGAAGCAGCTGACACTTTAGGATATAAAACTCATCAAACTTTAAGACGCGTGATTTTGCCACAGGCTCTTAAAAATGCGTTGCCTGCCATTACCAATGAATTTTCGACTCTAATTAAAGAAAGCAGCATCCTAATGTTCATCGGTGTTCCAGAACTGCTCAAAGCCAGTCGAGATATCGTTGCTCGAGAGCTAAAACCTTTGGAAGTCTATGCACTGGCTGCCCTCATTTATTTAGCAATGACCAGCGCCATGGCACTTGTCACCAGGCAATTGGAGAAACGCATATGA
- a CDS encoding transporter substrate-binding domain-containing protein encodes MLRLLSLSFLLVLGCSKKRDDANLVLCTNSTYPPYESIDAQGNSVGFDIDVAGAIATQLGKKLVIKEMAFDSLILGLSQDKCDLAMAGLSITPSRQKEITLIPYQGEPSKSYYLLFWEQIPAGIQTAADIQNIGNKTVAVQVGTWMEDFVKTIPGIEIKALDATTELIMEIKHKKSAASFVEPHIGKDVVQKESRIKFIEVALAPEDWKLGNGIGIKKSNAKLAAKIELALSQLKKAGTLETLEKKWFSKK; translated from the coding sequence ATGTTACGACTACTTTCTCTTAGTTTTCTATTAGTTCTGGGTTGTTCAAAAAAACGGGATGATGCGAATCTCGTTCTTTGCACCAATTCGACCTACCCCCCTTACGAAAGTATTGATGCACAGGGCAACTCTGTTGGCTTTGACATTGACGTGGCCGGCGCCATTGCCACTCAGCTTGGCAAAAAGTTAGTGATTAAAGAGATGGCCTTCGACTCGCTTATCTTAGGCCTAAGCCAAGACAAATGCGATTTGGCCATGGCAGGATTGTCCATCACGCCCAGCAGACAAAAAGAAATTACATTGATTCCTTATCAAGGTGAGCCAAGCAAATCTTACTACTTGTTATTTTGGGAACAAATCCCGGCGGGCATCCAAACGGCCGCTGACATACAAAACATCGGCAACAAAACCGTGGCCGTTCAAGTGGGTACCTGGATGGAAGACTTCGTGAAAACCATCCCTGGCATCGAAATCAAAGCGCTGGATGCAACCACTGAACTCATCATGGAAATCAAGCACAAAAAGTCCGCTGCATCCTTTGTGGAGCCACATATTGGCAAAGACGTGGTGCAAAAGGAAAGCCGCATCAAGTTTATAGAAGTTGCGCTCGCACCAGAAGACTGGAAGCTAGGAAACGGCATTGGCATCAAAAAATCCAATGCGAAGCTAGCGGCGAAAATTGAACTCGCGCTAAGTCAATTAAAGAAAGCTGGCACATTAGAAACCTTAGAGAAAAAATGGTTTAGCAAAAAATGA
- a CDS encoding aromatic ring-hydroxylating dioxygenase subunit alpha → MSLSEQLLSGKTIPGHWYTSQEIFDSEQKYIFSKMWNYAGSAHLLRNPGDYITCRVAGKVPVIVVRTEAGSLNAFVNVCRHRGSQIVLCESGNRKSIQCHYHAWTWNLQGDLQSAPATNSDPKFMKSNYPLHPLTVEEWGPFVFVSLLEAPQSFASQMDGLPEAISEIGIDLMSLKHHRQMRYEIHANWKLTIDNYLECYHCPVAHPELVKIVRMDDYEVTPYAYHSVQRCTLKGAEMADADKKLRGAGSYLWPNFTINIYPGIVNVSSTVYEPISPNKTLAIYDIYFPEGVTESDKDSVVDFLDQVQKEDTALCEAVQRGCASGYYEQGQLVLAKENGVQHFQRLVHDALAA, encoded by the coding sequence ATGAGTTTAAGCGAGCAATTACTTAGTGGTAAGACGATACCGGGGCATTGGTATACTTCGCAGGAAATATTCGATTCAGAACAAAAATATATTTTTTCAAAAATGTGGAATTACGCGGGTTCGGCTCATCTGCTTAGAAATCCAGGCGATTACATAACCTGCAGAGTTGCTGGAAAAGTGCCGGTGATTGTGGTGCGTACCGAAGCAGGCAGTTTGAACGCATTCGTCAATGTTTGCCGGCATCGAGGTAGCCAAATTGTTTTGTGCGAGTCAGGCAATCGCAAGAGCATCCAGTGCCATTATCACGCTTGGACTTGGAATCTGCAAGGGGATTTGCAATCGGCTCCTGCCACAAACTCGGATCCCAAGTTTATGAAGTCCAATTATCCCTTGCACCCTTTGACGGTCGAAGAATGGGGGCCATTTGTGTTTGTGAGCTTGCTCGAGGCGCCACAGTCGTTTGCGTCACAGATGGACGGGCTTCCTGAAGCGATTTCTGAAATCGGCATTGATTTAATGAGCCTGAAGCATCACCGGCAGATGCGCTACGAAATCCATGCAAACTGGAAGCTTACCATTGATAATTATTTGGAATGTTATCATTGCCCGGTGGCACATCCGGAGTTGGTGAAAATCGTCCGCATGGATGATTATGAAGTGACGCCTTATGCCTATCATTCAGTGCAACGTTGTACGTTGAAAGGTGCTGAGATGGCAGACGCGGATAAAAAACTGCGCGGCGCTGGGTCCTATTTATGGCCCAACTTTACCATCAATATCTATCCGGGCATCGTGAATGTTTCAAGCACGGTTTATGAGCCAATATCTCCGAACAAAACGTTGGCCATTTACGATATTTACTTCCCCGAAGGTGTGACAGAAAGTGACAAAGACAGCGTGGTCGATTTTTTAGACCAAGTTCAAAAAGAAGACACGGCTTTATGCGAAGCTGTGCAACGTGGTTGTGCGTCAGGTTACTACGAACAAGGTCAGTTAGTTCTTGCCAAAGAAAATGGCGTGCAACACTTCCAGAGGTTAGTCCATGATGCACTGGCAGCATGA
- a CDS encoding arginine N-succinyltransferase: MIRNAQLNDAESLYRLAQILNTTNLPAALPDIREILGLTCASFEGKIGHPDDGLYVFVLVDDLSGLVIGSSQVIACHGTPELPHMFFQVEDSSLQLGFDTDGYTEIGGLILDPDYRHVPQRLGRALSLIRFKFIQMHASLFKERLIAELLPPMANDDSPLWKALGAHFTNLSYHEADHLSRKDKKFIEDVFPREPIPFDSLPREAQAVIGQVGDGSKPASHILKQLGFRYDHRVDPFDGGPHFEMRTSDLPPIELQGSVSFEKAFEPGAVFRYGLAL; encoded by the coding sequence TTGATTCGAAACGCACAATTGAATGATGCAGAGAGTCTTTATAGACTGGCTCAGATTTTGAACACCACGAATCTACCCGCAGCACTGCCTGATATCAGGGAAATCTTAGGCCTCACATGCGCTTCATTCGAAGGAAAGATTGGGCATCCTGACGATGGACTTTACGTGTTTGTGCTGGTGGACGATTTATCGGGTTTAGTGATTGGCAGCAGCCAAGTGATTGCTTGTCATGGAACGCCTGAGTTACCCCACATGTTTTTTCAAGTTGAAGACTCGAGCCTGCAGCTTGGTTTTGACACAGATGGGTATACGGAAATAGGCGGTTTGATTTTAGATCCGGATTATCGACATGTGCCACAAAGGCTGGGCAGGGCACTAAGCCTCATTCGATTTAAGTTTATTCAAATGCACGCCTCATTGTTTAAAGAGCGACTTATCGCTGAGCTGCTGCCGCCGATGGCTAATGACGACTCTCCACTTTGGAAAGCGTTGGGAGCGCACTTTACCAACTTGTCTTACCATGAAGCGGACCACCTTTCTCGTAAGGATAAGAAGTTTATAGAGGACGTGTTCCCGAGAGAACCCATTCCTTTCGATTCTTTGCCTAGAGAAGCGCAGGCTGTGATTGGCCAAGTGGGCGATGGTAGCAAACCTGCTTCCCATATACTTAAGCAATTGGGGTTTCGGTATGATCACCGCGTAGATCCCTTTGACGGCGGGCCGCATTTTGAAATGCGGACATCCGATTTGCCTCCAATTGAGTTGCAGGGGTCTGTGTCTTTTGAAAAAGCATTTGAACCTGGCGCTGTTTTTCGTTACGGACTTGCCTTATGA
- a CDS encoding ATP-binding cassette domain-containing protein, translated as MNLITGQNISLSYPKATQRTLSDVNFEIPKGRITLFMGRSGSGKTSLLRCISNLITDYSGDILFENKPIKSLSNAERAKSVGFVAQQFNLFPHMTVLQNCVQPQRIVLGRSEEEASAKAHLLLSSLGIEQLASRKPHQLSGGQMQRVAIARALCMDAKALLLDEPTSALDPESTGKLREILNILLKNDVSVAISTHDMGFARSVYDRGYFLEGGRILEESADRIHQYMQS; from the coding sequence ATGAATCTGATTACTGGCCAAAATATTTCTCTTAGCTACCCAAAAGCCACGCAGCGCACTTTAAGCGATGTGAATTTTGAAATCCCTAAGGGGCGCATCACTCTGTTTATGGGTCGAAGCGGCTCCGGCAAAACTTCGCTTTTGCGTTGCATTTCAAATTTAATTACCGATTATTCAGGCGATATTTTATTTGAAAATAAGCCCATCAAATCGCTTTCAAATGCGGAAAGAGCCAAAAGCGTCGGATTTGTGGCGCAGCAATTTAATTTGTTTCCACATATGACCGTTTTACAAAACTGCGTTCAACCTCAGCGCATCGTGCTAGGCCGGAGTGAAGAGGAAGCCTCTGCTAAGGCGCACCTGCTATTATCATCGCTAGGCATCGAGCAGCTAGCCTCTCGAAAGCCACACCAGCTTTCCGGTGGACAGATGCAACGCGTTGCGATTGCCAGAGCGCTTTGCATGGATGCCAAAGCCCTATTACTGGACGAGCCAACTTCGGCTTTAGATCCAGAAAGCACCGGCAAGTTGCGGGAAATCCTAAATATCTTGCTTAAAAACGATGTCTCCGTTGCCATCTCGACCCATGACATGGGCTTCGCCCGTAGCGTGTACGATCGAGGCTACTTTTTGGAAGGCGGGCGAATTTTGGAAGAATCAGCCGACCGAATTCACCAATATATGCAGTCATGA
- a CDS encoding arginine repressor, with the protein MKQSKRVSHLIKLLESREFESHEELLETLSAQGVPSTQATLSRDLNRLGIQKVHGMYTLRGHSKIRIDAAGPNLLVVKTTGGGASALAAEIDGWDIAGLIGTVAGDDTIFIASKDVKSQLLIHKTLLEMQA; encoded by the coding sequence ATGAAACAGTCTAAACGTGTCAGTCATTTAATTAAGCTTCTCGAGAGCAGAGAATTCGAAAGCCATGAAGAACTGCTGGAAACACTATCAGCTCAAGGTGTTCCAAGCACACAGGCAACCCTATCTCGGGATTTAAATCGCCTGGGCATTCAAAAAGTCCATGGCATGTACACCCTGCGTGGCCATTCAAAAATTCGCATAGACGCTGCTGGCCCCAACCTCTTAGTTGTTAAAACAACCGGCGGCGGTGCATCTGCCTTGGCTGCTGAGATTGACGGCTGGGATATCGCTGGGCTCATTGGCACTGTCGCAGGCGACGACACAATTTTCATCGCCAGTAAGGATGTGAAAAGCCAGCTGCTGATTCATAAAACTCTCTTGGAAATGCAAGCTTAG
- a CDS encoding DUF3817 domain-containing protein — MNKWFQILGRLEGCSFLLLLLFAMPAKYYLQMPIGVRVLGPVHGILFLGYCVAAFTLAVEDGWSLKKHLLAYAAAVVPFGPFLFERYAQAEQQHQA, encoded by the coding sequence ATGAATAAGTGGTTTCAAATCCTCGGTCGTTTGGAAGGTTGCTCTTTTTTGCTTTTGCTGCTTTTTGCGATGCCGGCAAAATATTACCTGCAGATGCCCATAGGCGTTCGGGTTTTGGGTCCCGTCCACGGCATTTTGTTTTTAGGTTACTGCGTGGCCGCGTTTACTTTGGCTGTGGAAGACGGCTGGTCTCTTAAAAAGCATTTATTGGCTTACGCTGCAGCGGTTGTGCCGTTTGGTCCTTTTCTATTTGAGCGCTATGCGCAAGCCGAGCAGCAGCACCAAGCCTGA
- a CDS encoding YajQ family cyclic di-GMP-binding protein: protein MPSFDIVSEIDQHEVQNAFDQAIRELGQRFDFRGTNAKIDQVEKGFVITANGEDRVEASYEVLVDKFVKRKLSFKFLDKKKTLPAGGQSFRLEVDLKKGIDKENAKKLAEILKNEKSLKITASIQGESLRVTGKKRDDLQETIALLRAKEFPLELTFNNFRD from the coding sequence ATGCCATCTTTTGATATTGTGTCTGAAATTGACCAACATGAAGTTCAAAATGCTTTTGACCAAGCGATTAGAGAGCTTGGACAACGATTCGATTTTCGAGGCACCAATGCGAAAATCGACCAAGTTGAAAAAGGATTTGTGATTACCGCCAACGGCGAAGACCGCGTTGAAGCATCCTATGAAGTATTGGTGGACAAGTTTGTAAAACGTAAGCTTTCATTTAAATTCCTGGACAAGAAAAAAACACTGCCAGCCGGTGGTCAGAGCTTTAGACTGGAAGTGGATTTGAAAAAGGGCATCGATAAAGAAAACGCCAAAAAACTGGCCGAAATTCTGAAAAACGAGAAATCCCTAAAAATCACCGCCTCGATTCAAGGTGAAAGCCTGAGAGTTACCGGTAAAAAGAGAGATGATTTACAAGAAACCATTGCGCTGCTTCGCGCCAAAGAATTCCCGCTAGAGCTAACTTTTAATAATTTCCGTGACTAA
- a CDS encoding M50 family metallopeptidase, protein MNKSVRWFLCISTLVTLALYVLPFGGLVIYPLLMLSTLVHEMGHGLTALLVGGKFYTLQMWANGSGVAQIGGLDNRWESAIVSAGGLLGPAIAAALGLVMSKQENLSRLTFSLLGAFLICAEFLWVRNLFGWFFVGSLGALYLWLAQQSNAWITRAALIFFSLQLSLSVFSRADYLFTPVAYTSAGIMPSDVAQIAAALWLPYWFWGGACALFSGLVLLLGLRIALK, encoded by the coding sequence GTGAATAAGAGTGTCCGCTGGTTTTTATGTATCAGCACGCTCGTGACGTTGGCTTTATATGTCCTTCCTTTTGGCGGGCTGGTTATCTATCCCCTGCTCATGCTATCGACCCTCGTTCATGAAATGGGTCATGGCTTAACCGCGCTCTTGGTTGGTGGAAAGTTCTACACATTGCAGATGTGGGCAAACGGTTCAGGCGTCGCTCAAATTGGCGGTCTGGACAATCGCTGGGAAAGCGCCATTGTCTCCGCAGGCGGTTTGCTTGGGCCTGCCATCGCAGCAGCGCTGGGGCTGGTTATGTCCAAGCAAGAAAATTTAAGCCGTCTCACATTTTCGTTGCTAGGTGCTTTCTTAATCTGTGCTGAATTTTTATGGGTTAGAAATCTATTTGGCTGGTTTTTTGTCGGCAGTCTAGGCGCACTCTATCTCTGGTTGGCGCAACAGTCTAACGCTTGGATTACCAGAGCGGCCCTGATATTTTTCTCGCTACAACTTAGTCTTAGCGTCTTTTCCAGAGCGGATTATTTGTTTACACCCGTAGCCTACACCAGCGCAGGGATTATGCCCTCAGACGTTGCCCAAATTGCTGCCGCCTTATGGCTACCATATTGGTTTTGGGGAGGCGCCTGTGCGCTGTTTTCAGGCTTGGTGCTGCTGCTCGGCTTGCGCATAGCGCTCAAATAG